The Pseudofrankia inefficax genome window below encodes:
- a CDS encoding amidohydrolase family protein: MVTTSERALVVSSDGHAMPKMRQYRPYLTAALHERFDAFCDFYDDNGVPPMDPAHLRGRLDPDVVEQWVRDVFEPGRLEGCSDPVRRLAELEREGIVAEVLFPDFGMPFEAFGPPSQTMRQGASRQAPRWPARTREEIDAGNRAHNRWLVDFCSAAPDRFLGMAVVSFDDVEAALAEIRWARESGLRGVLLPTFSADQPIFHERHEPIWSLLEELEMPLNSHVAISSSLPRTAYQGIPDPVVALPLCSKEMVFRCHEVLTHLVWSGILERHPGLRVAFTEQGSAWVITALASMDYSYQGSYQRRAVRDVVRREPSEYFRRQCWLGSSIFSRAEVEARHQIGLDAMCLGMDYPHHEGTFAAGGTTEYLRATLGAAGVPADEARLLLGGNAIARWGFDHDRLRALADRFGPSLDLLLTPPDGDLFPRGDVHKPLVVI, encoded by the coding sequence ATGGTGACCACGAGTGAGCGTGCGTTGGTCGTCTCGTCCGACGGCCACGCCATGCCGAAGATGCGCCAGTACCGGCCGTACCTGACCGCCGCGCTGCACGAGCGCTTCGACGCCTTCTGCGACTTCTACGACGACAACGGCGTACCCCCGATGGATCCCGCGCACCTGCGGGGCCGCCTGGACCCCGACGTCGTCGAGCAGTGGGTGCGCGACGTCTTCGAGCCGGGGCGGCTGGAGGGCTGCTCCGACCCGGTCCGCCGGCTGGCCGAGCTGGAGCGCGAGGGCATCGTGGCCGAGGTGCTGTTCCCGGACTTCGGGATGCCGTTCGAGGCGTTCGGCCCGCCGTCCCAGACCATGCGCCAGGGCGCCAGCCGGCAGGCACCGCGGTGGCCGGCCCGGACGAGGGAGGAGATCGACGCGGGCAACCGGGCCCACAACCGCTGGCTGGTCGACTTCTGCTCCGCCGCCCCTGACCGCTTCCTCGGCATGGCGGTCGTGTCGTTCGACGACGTCGAGGCCGCGCTGGCCGAGATCCGCTGGGCGAGGGAGTCGGGGCTCAGGGGGGTGCTGCTGCCCACGTTCAGCGCGGACCAGCCGATCTTCCACGAGCGCCACGAGCCGATCTGGAGCCTCCTCGAGGAGCTCGAGATGCCACTGAACTCGCACGTGGCGATCTCGTCCTCGTTACCGCGCACGGCCTACCAGGGCATCCCCGACCCCGTCGTCGCCCTGCCGCTGTGCTCGAAGGAGATGGTCTTCCGCTGCCACGAGGTGCTCACCCACCTCGTCTGGAGCGGGATCCTGGAGCGGCACCCGGGGCTGCGGGTGGCCTTCACCGAGCAGGGCTCGGCCTGGGTCATCACGGCCCTCGCCTCGATGGACTACTCCTACCAGGGCAGCTACCAGCGCCGGGCCGTGCGCGACGTGGTCCGCCGCGAGCCGTCGGAGTACTTCCGGCGCCAGTGCTGGCTCGGTTCGTCGATCTTCTCCCGGGCCGAGGTCGAGGCGCGCCACCAGATCGGGCTCGACGCGATGTGCCTGGGGATGGACTATCCCCACCACGAGGGCACCTTCGCCGCCGGCGGGACGACGGAGTACCTGCGCGCCACCCTCGGCGCGGCGGGCGTTCCCGCCGACGAGGCGAGGCTGCTGCTGGGCGGCAACGCGATCGCGCGCTGGGGTTTCGACCACGACCGCCTGCGGGCGCTCGCCGACCGCTTCGGCCCCTCGCTCGACCTTCTGCTCACGCCGCCGGACGGCGACCTGTTCCCACGGGGCGACGTGCACAAGCCGCTCGTCGTGATCTGA